A window of Kribbella amoyensis contains these coding sequences:
- a CDS encoding ArsR/SmtB family transcription factor, with translation MTTAAPERLRHTELVVGDPDQLRVTVAPAPMASLISLVVDALGGPRQGIAPPWISAVRRALPGDAAQAVTPMFDRTRAFLPDCLTPLGIDGAPVSEQLAELADLGPDQLATGVAQLMPGDPPRQWRAALRRPRHWLGLYVQVLAAAWHAYGPIWQQSTTLRTRETERIGAASVTGTLDVLLSSLSTRVRYHEQTVYLSDRLPYRVELGARPITLVPLVSGSGASVFNLDEPDRVWLGYPVPGLARLGRERVDRTTDSLTLLVGPLRAAILRVLERPTTMGRLADHLDAGRSTATYHCDQLAMAGLVARERRGREVRIGRTLRGDALVDLMS, from the coding sequence GTGACCACGGCGGCGCCCGAGCGGCTCCGGCACACCGAGCTGGTCGTCGGCGATCCGGACCAGTTGCGCGTGACCGTGGCCCCGGCACCGATGGCGAGCCTGATCTCGCTGGTCGTGGACGCGCTCGGCGGACCACGGCAGGGCATCGCACCGCCGTGGATCAGCGCGGTCCGGCGTGCATTGCCCGGGGACGCGGCCCAGGCGGTGACGCCGATGTTCGACCGGACGCGGGCGTTCCTGCCGGACTGCCTGACCCCGCTCGGGATCGACGGTGCACCGGTGAGCGAGCAACTCGCCGAGCTCGCCGACCTCGGCCCGGACCAGCTGGCCACCGGGGTCGCCCAACTCATGCCGGGCGATCCCCCACGGCAATGGCGGGCGGCGCTGCGGCGTCCACGGCACTGGCTCGGCCTGTACGTCCAGGTCCTCGCGGCCGCGTGGCACGCGTACGGGCCGATCTGGCAGCAGTCGACGACCCTGCGGACCCGCGAGACCGAACGGATCGGCGCCGCCTCGGTGACCGGCACCCTCGACGTCCTGCTGTCGAGCCTGAGCACCCGCGTCCGGTACCACGAGCAGACCGTGTACCTGTCCGACCGGCTCCCGTACCGGGTGGAGTTGGGCGCGCGCCCGATCACGCTGGTGCCGCTCGTCTCGGGGAGCGGGGCGTCCGTGTTCAACCTGGACGAACCCGACCGGGTCTGGCTCGGGTACCCGGTGCCGGGCTTGGCACGGCTCGGGCGGGAACGCGTCGACCGGACCACCGACAGCCTCACGCTGCTCGTCGGGCCACTCCGCGCCGCGATCCTGCGGGTGCTCGAGCGACCGACCACGATGGGCCGCCTCGCGGATCACCTGGACGCCGGGCGCAGTACCGCGACGTACCACTGTGATCAGCTGGCCATGGCCGGACTCGTCGCGCGGGAACGGCGCGGCCGCGAGGTACGGATCGGGCGGACGCTGCGGGGCGACGCGCTGGTCGACCTGATGAGCTGA